Proteins from a genomic interval of Streptomyces sp. NBC_01445:
- a CDS encoding ammonium transporter yields MQTENAPLAAATGLDTGDTAWLLAATALVLLMTPGLALFYGGMVRTKSVLNMLLMSFVSIALVTVVWLVAGYSLAFGDDAFAGLIGGLQHAGMAGISPRSMTGTVPTFLFSTFQLTFAFLTAALISGAVADRTKFAAWLVFVPVWTLLVYVPVAHWVWGPGGWISQSLGGLDFAGGLVVEIASGASGLALCLILGPRLGFKKESMRPHNLPMVMTGAGLLWFGWLGFNGGSALAANGLAAASVLNTLIAGCTGLLGWLFVEHKRDGHPTTFGAASGAVAGLVAITPACGVVGVLGACVVGLVAGVVCSCAVAWKFRFDYDDSLDVVGVHFVGGVVGTLLIGLFATATMTGGKEGLLYGGGFGQLGRQAVAVLTVAAYTFLVTYGIGKAIDRVMGFRASADDELTGLDQTVHAETAYDHGVHAGHTAQHTAHSAPPKEPSA; encoded by the coding sequence GTGCAGACCGAGAACGCGCCGCTGGCCGCCGCCACCGGCCTCGACACCGGCGACACCGCGTGGCTGCTGGCCGCGACCGCGCTCGTCCTGCTGATGACGCCGGGCCTGGCCCTCTTCTACGGCGGCATGGTCCGCACGAAGAGCGTCCTGAACATGCTGCTGATGTCGTTCGTGTCGATCGCGCTGGTCACCGTCGTCTGGCTGGTCGCCGGCTACTCGCTCGCGTTCGGCGACGACGCGTTCGCGGGCCTCATCGGCGGTCTGCAGCACGCGGGCATGGCGGGCATCAGCCCCCGCAGCATGACCGGCACGGTCCCCACGTTCCTGTTCTCCACCTTCCAGCTCACCTTCGCGTTCCTGACGGCCGCGCTGATCAGCGGCGCGGTCGCGGACCGCACGAAGTTCGCGGCCTGGCTGGTGTTCGTACCGGTGTGGACGCTGCTCGTATACGTTCCCGTGGCGCACTGGGTGTGGGGTCCCGGCGGCTGGATCTCGCAGTCCCTCGGCGGGCTCGACTTCGCGGGCGGCCTCGTCGTGGAGATCGCCTCGGGCGCGTCCGGTCTGGCCCTGTGCCTGATCCTGGGCCCGCGTCTCGGCTTCAAGAAGGAATCGATGCGCCCGCACAACCTGCCGATGGTGATGACGGGCGCGGGTCTGCTCTGGTTCGGCTGGCTCGGCTTCAACGGCGGCTCGGCGCTCGCCGCGAACGGCCTGGCGGCCGCGTCCGTCCTCAACACGCTGATCGCGGGCTGCACCGGCCTGCTCGGCTGGCTCTTCGTGGAGCACAAGCGCGACGGTCACCCCACGACGTTCGGCGCGGCGTCCGGCGCGGTCGCCGGCCTGGTCGCGATCACCCCGGCGTGCGGCGTGGTCGGCGTGCTGGGGGCCTGCGTGGTGGGTCTGGTGGCGGGCGTCGTCTGCTCGTGCGCCGTCGCGTGGAAGTTCCGCTTCGACTACGACGACTCGCTGGACGTCGTCGGTGTGCACTTCGTCGGCGGTGTCGTCGGCACCCTGCTGATCGGCCTGTTCGCGACGGCCACGATGACCGGCGGCAAGGAGGGCCTGTTGTACGGGGGCGGGTTCGGGCAGCTCGGCAGGCAGGCGGTCGCCGTGCTCACCGTCGCGGCGTACACGTTCCTGGTGACGTACGGGATCGGCAAGGCGATCGACCGGGTGATGGGCTTCCGGGCCTCCGCCGACGACGAGCTGACGGGCCTCGACCAGACGGTGCACGCGGAGACCGCCTACGATCACGGCGTCCACGCCGGACACACCGCCCAGCACACCGCCCACTCCGCCCCGCCGAAGGAGCCCTCCGCATGA
- a CDS encoding GH1 family beta-glucosidase produces MIARMAASEPIPQFPHDFLWGVSTSAHQIEGAVDARLPSVWDAFTAEPGRVKDGSTAAVACDHYHRYGEDVALIAGLGAGAYRFSVSWPRVLSPGGLDFYDRLVDALCAAGVQPVPTLFHWDTPLSVEEAGGWLKRDTASLFADHAVRVADRIGDRVQKWITLNEPAEHTLLGHALGQHAPGRQLLFDALPAAHHQLLAHGLAVRALRAAGATDIGIANSHGPTWPASDDPADREAADFYDVLLNRLFADPLLLGAYPEGIGDLMPGDVDADLKVIAEPVDWYGINFYQPTKVGAPLTSGDATEFSGLTLPPELPFSPREIEGYPVTDFGWPVVPEALTELLLAFRDRYGDRLPPLVITENGCSYEGVDDQERIAYLDGHLRALHRALEAGVDVRGYFVWSLMDNFEWAEGYARRFGLVHVDYATLERTPKASYHWLRDVLRAQRA; encoded by the coding sequence ATGATCGCGCGCATGGCAGCGAGCGAACCGATACCTCAGTTCCCGCACGACTTCCTGTGGGGCGTGTCCACCTCGGCCCATCAGATCGAGGGCGCCGTCGACGCGCGCCTGCCCTCGGTGTGGGACGCGTTCACGGCAGAGCCGGGGCGGGTGAAGGACGGCTCGACGGCCGCCGTCGCCTGCGACCACTATCACCGCTACGGCGAGGACGTGGCGCTGATCGCGGGGCTCGGGGCGGGGGCGTACCGCTTCTCCGTCTCCTGGCCGCGGGTCCTGTCGCCGGGCGGCCTCGACTTCTACGACCGGCTCGTCGACGCGCTGTGCGCGGCGGGCGTACAGCCCGTGCCGACGCTCTTCCACTGGGACACCCCGCTGTCCGTGGAGGAGGCGGGCGGCTGGCTGAAGCGGGACACGGCGTCGCTCTTCGCGGACCACGCGGTCCGGGTCGCGGACCGGATCGGCGACCGCGTACAGAAGTGGATCACCCTCAACGAGCCCGCCGAGCACACCCTGCTCGGCCACGCGCTCGGCCAGCACGCGCCCGGCAGGCAACTCCTGTTCGACGCGCTGCCCGCGGCCCACCACCAGCTCCTCGCCCACGGCCTCGCCGTACGGGCGCTGCGCGCGGCCGGCGCCACGGACATCGGGATCGCGAACTCGCACGGCCCGACCTGGCCCGCCTCCGACGACCCGGCCGACCGCGAGGCCGCGGACTTCTACGACGTGCTCCTCAACCGGCTCTTCGCCGATCCGCTGCTGCTCGGCGCCTACCCGGAGGGCATCGGAGACCTGATGCCGGGCGATGTGGACGCCGATCTGAAGGTGATCGCGGAACCCGTCGACTGGTACGGGATCAACTTCTACCAGCCGACCAAGGTGGGCGCGCCGCTCACCTCCGGCGACGCGACGGAGTTCTCCGGCCTCACCCTGCCGCCCGAACTCCCCTTCTCCCCAAGGGAGATCGAGGGATATCCCGTCACGGACTTCGGCTGGCCGGTGGTCCCCGAAGCGCTCACCGAGCTCCTCCTCGCCTTCCGCGACCGCTACGGCGACCGGCTCCCGCCCCTCGTCATCACCGAGAACGGCTGCAGCTACGAGGGAGTCGACGACCAGGAGCGGATCGCGTACCTGGACGGGCATCTGCGGGCCCTGCACCGGGCCCTTGAGGCCGGTGTCGACGTGCGCGGCTATTTCGTGTGGTCGCTGATGGACAACTTCGAGTGGGCGGAGGGCTACGCGCGCCGCTTCGGCCTCGTCCACGTCGACTACGCGACCCTGGAGCGCACGCCGAAGGCGTCGTACCACTGGCTGCGGGACGTACTGCGGGCGCAGCGCGCATGA
- a CDS encoding helix-turn-helix transcriptional regulator, which yields MNRAELADFLRRSRARLAPSDVGLTAGPRRRTPGLRREEVAQLTGMSTDYYTRLEQRRGSHPSRQMLTALARALRLNDAERDHLFHLAGEEPPRPGRSSGHVRPGLLLILDRLHDLPASVISDWGEMLAQNTMSVALTGDHTGRNVIRDWFTNPATRPMFPPENHETHARAHVASLRAVAAARPDDPGPAALVAELRAGSREFEELWQSHDVVVRRPSPKRFLHPVVGALDLDCEVLLSDGHDQQLVVHSAQPGTETYERLELLRVVGLQDLTPSRP from the coding sequence GTGAACCGAGCCGAACTCGCCGACTTCCTGCGCCGCTCCCGCGCCCGCCTGGCGCCCTCCGACGTGGGCCTGACCGCGGGCCCGCGGCGCCGCACGCCGGGGCTGCGCCGCGAGGAGGTGGCGCAGCTCACCGGGATGTCCACGGACTACTACACGCGCCTGGAACAGCGCCGCGGCTCCCATCCGTCGCGGCAGATGCTGACCGCGCTGGCCCGCGCGCTGCGGCTCAACGACGCCGAGCGGGACCATCTGTTCCATCTGGCGGGCGAGGAGCCGCCCCGTCCCGGCCGTTCCTCGGGGCATGTGCGGCCGGGGCTGCTGCTGATCCTGGACCGGCTGCACGATCTGCCGGCGTCGGTGATCAGCGACTGGGGCGAGATGCTCGCCCAGAACACGATGTCGGTGGCCCTGACGGGCGACCACACCGGCAGGAACGTGATCCGCGACTGGTTCACGAACCCGGCGACGCGGCCCATGTTCCCGCCCGAGAACCACGAGACGCACGCCCGCGCCCACGTGGCGAGCCTGCGGGCGGTCGCCGCGGCCCGCCCCGACGATCCGGGCCCGGCCGCGCTCGTGGCCGAACTGCGCGCCGGATCGCGGGAGTTCGAGGAGCTGTGGCAGTCGCACGACGTCGTCGTACGCCGCCCGTCACCGAAACGCTTCCTGCACCCCGTGGTCGGCGCCCTCGACCTCGACTGCGAGGTACTGCTCAGCGACGGCCACGACCAGCAACTCGTCGTGCACTCGGCCCAGCCGGGCACGGAGACGTACGAACGCCTGGAACTGCTGCGGGTCGTGGGCCTCCAGGACCTGACCCCGAGCAGGCCGTGA
- a CDS encoding NAD-dependent epimerase/dehydratase family protein — MLTLVTGATGKVGQRFVPRLLQSSAPGDQVRVLVRDAARGERFAALGADVVVGDLRDADVLGKATAGADAVVNVAAAFRGVPDEEARAVNRDAAIELARASVASGVRRFVQVSTGLVYGSGRGRPLVEDDETVPGGHLWGTYPESKWEAERALRAMDGLDDLRIARLPFVYGDGDSHLADVTQYAQNWPAMQRLHMGHHADVAQGLQRLLYAPGAHGVYNIADDAPVTMVDVYQVNGVPVPPEAYAKVDPDPWAGVMSTARVRRELGFRPFFPSVWTALDAGAL; from the coding sequence ATGCTGACACTGGTGACAGGTGCGACGGGCAAGGTCGGACAGCGGTTCGTGCCGCGACTGCTGCAGAGCTCGGCGCCGGGCGACCAGGTGCGGGTGCTCGTACGGGACGCGGCACGCGGTGAGCGGTTCGCCGCGCTGGGCGCGGACGTCGTGGTCGGCGACCTGCGGGACGCCGATGTGCTGGGCAAGGCGACGGCCGGGGCGGACGCCGTGGTGAACGTCGCCGCTGCCTTCCGCGGAGTGCCCGACGAGGAGGCGCGGGCGGTCAACAGGGACGCCGCCATCGAGCTGGCCCGGGCCTCCGTGGCCTCGGGCGTGCGGCGGTTCGTGCAGGTCAGCACGGGTCTGGTGTACGGCTCCGGGCGCGGCAGGCCGCTGGTCGAGGACGACGAGACGGTGCCGGGCGGCCATCTGTGGGGCACCTACCCCGAGTCGAAGTGGGAGGCGGAGCGCGCGCTGCGGGCGATGGACGGCCTCGACGACCTGCGCATCGCCCGGCTGCCCTTCGTGTACGGCGACGGGGACTCGCACCTGGCCGACGTGACGCAGTACGCGCAGAACTGGCCGGCCATGCAGCGCCTGCACATGGGCCACCACGCGGATGTCGCCCAGGGTCTGCAACGCCTCCTGTACGCGCCGGGAGCGCACGGCGTCTACAACATCGCCGACGACGCCCCGGTCACGATGGTCGACGTGTACCAGGTCAACGGCGTGCCGGTGCCGCCGGAGGCGTACGCCAAGGTGGACCCGGACCCCTGGGCCGGCGTCATGTCGACGGCCCGCGTCCGCCGCGAACTGGGCTTCCGCCCGTTCTTCCCGTCCGTCTGGACGGCCCTGGATGCCGGCGCGCTGTAG
- a CDS encoding hemolysin family protein: MSLSLVAGAVALVVVAWLAACAEAGIARTSSFRAEEAVRSGRRGSDRLAQVAADPTRYLNVALLVRVACEMAAASLVTYACLQEFDATWEALAVAIGVMVLVSYVAVGVSPRTIGRQHPLNTATAAAYVLLPLARIMGPIPPLLILIGNALTPGKGFRRGPFASEAELRAMVDLAEKESLIEDEERRMVHSVFELGDTLVREVMVPRTDLVAIERYKTIRQALTLALRSGFSRIPVTGESEDDVVGIVYLKDLARKTHISRDAESELVSTAMRPATFVPDTKNAGDLLREMQQLRNHVAVVIDEYGGTAGIVTIEDILEEIVGEITDEYDRELPPVQDLGDERFRVTARLDIGDLGELYGIEEYDDEDVETVGGLLAKALGRVPIAEASSVVELPDGRKLRLTAESAAGRRNKIVTVLVEPVGEEGK, translated from the coding sequence ATGAGTCTTTCGCTCGTCGCGGGCGCCGTCGCCCTCGTCGTGGTCGCCTGGCTGGCGGCCTGCGCCGAGGCCGGCATCGCCCGCACCTCCAGCTTCCGCGCCGAGGAGGCCGTCCGGTCCGGGCGGCGCGGCAGCGACCGGCTCGCCCAGGTGGCCGCCGACCCGACCCGCTATCTGAACGTGGCGCTGCTGGTCAGGGTCGCCTGCGAGATGGCCGCCGCGTCCCTGGTCACGTACGCCTGCCTCCAGGAGTTCGACGCGACCTGGGAGGCGCTGGCCGTCGCCATCGGCGTGATGGTCCTCGTCTCGTACGTGGCGGTGGGCGTCTCGCCCCGCACCATCGGACGGCAGCACCCGCTGAACACGGCCACGGCCGCCGCGTACGTGCTGCTGCCGCTGGCCCGGATCATGGGGCCCATTCCGCCGCTGCTCATCCTCATCGGCAACGCCCTGACCCCCGGCAAGGGGTTCCGGCGCGGGCCCTTCGCCTCCGAGGCCGAGCTGCGCGCCATGGTCGACCTCGCCGAGAAGGAGTCCCTCATCGAGGACGAGGAGCGCCGCATGGTGCACTCCGTCTTCGAGCTGGGCGACACCCTTGTCCGCGAAGTCATGGTCCCCCGCACCGACTTGGTCGCCATCGAGCGGTACAAGACGATCCGGCAGGCGCTCACGCTGGCCCTGCGGTCCGGGTTCTCCCGCATCCCGGTCACCGGCGAGAGCGAGGACGACGTCGTCGGCATCGTGTATCTCAAGGACCTCGCCCGCAAGACGCACATCAGCCGGGACGCCGAGAGCGAGCTCGTCTCGACCGCGATGCGGCCCGCCACGTTCGTGCCCGACACGAAGAACGCGGGCGACCTGCTCCGCGAGATGCAGCAGCTGCGCAACCACGTGGCCGTCGTGATCGACGAGTACGGCGGCACCGCGGGCATCGTCACCATCGAGGACATCCTCGAGGAGATCGTCGGCGAGATCACCGACGAGTACGACCGTGAACTCCCGCCCGTGCAGGACCTCGGCGACGAACGCTTCCGGGTGACCGCCCGCCTCGACATCGGCGACCTCGGCGAGCTGTACGGCATCGAGGAGTACGACGACGAGGACGTGGAGACCGTCGGCGGGCTCCTCGCCAAGGCGCTCGGCCGGGTGCCGATCGCGGAGGCCTCGTCCGTCGTCGAACTGCCCGACGGGCGCAAGCTGCGGCTCACCGCGGAGTCCGCCGCGGGCCGGCGCAACAAGATCGTGACAGTGCTCGTGGAGCCGGTGGGCGAAGAGGGGAAGTGA
- a CDS encoding M4 family metallopeptidase: MTANRSGFEPVFCTIVPPHILDKAARSGDPALSALARRTLERDALERTRRRLTTVIGAPSVAAPMDAVEHKPHRTLYDAGHRTELPGTKVRGEGDEPGQDATVNRAYAGLGATFELYLEKYARDSIDGSGLPLKASVHFDNDYNNAFWNGEQMVFGDGDGEIFLDFTIPVDVIGHELTHGVTQYTANLTYFGQPGALNESVSDVFGSLIKQYSLGQGAADADWLIGAGLLAPRVTGKALRSMKAPGTAYDDDVLGKDPQPADMDHFVQTSSDNGGVHINSGIPNHAFYLLAVALGGNAWERAGQIWYDVLTGGELAQDASFADFAKLTVKAARTRYKDGEELESVQKAWSQVGVPTE; this comes from the coding sequence ATGACCGCGAACCGCTCGGGCTTCGAGCCCGTCTTCTGCACCATCGTGCCGCCCCACATCCTCGACAAGGCTGCACGCTCCGGCGACCCCGCCCTCTCCGCCCTGGCCCGCCGCACCCTGGAACGCGACGCCCTTGAGCGCACACGCCGCCGCCTGACCACCGTGATCGGCGCCCCCTCGGTGGCCGCGCCCATGGACGCCGTCGAGCACAAGCCGCACCGCACGCTCTACGACGCGGGCCACCGCACCGAGCTGCCGGGCACGAAGGTCCGCGGTGAGGGGGACGAGCCCGGCCAGGACGCGACCGTCAACCGCGCGTACGCGGGCCTCGGCGCCACCTTCGAGCTGTACCTGGAGAAGTACGCCCGTGACTCCATCGACGGCAGCGGTCTGCCGCTGAAGGCGTCCGTGCACTTCGACAACGACTACAACAACGCGTTCTGGAACGGCGAGCAGATGGTGTTCGGCGACGGGGACGGGGAGATCTTCCTCGACTTCACCATCCCGGTCGACGTGATCGGCCACGAGCTGACGCACGGTGTCACCCAGTACACGGCGAACCTCACGTACTTCGGGCAGCCGGGCGCCCTGAACGAGTCGGTCTCGGACGTCTTCGGCTCCCTGATCAAGCAGTACTCGCTCGGCCAGGGCGCCGCCGACGCCGACTGGCTGATCGGCGCGGGCCTGCTCGCGCCGCGCGTCACCGGCAAGGCGCTGCGCTCCATGAAGGCGCCCGGCACGGCGTACGACGACGACGTGCTCGGCAAGGACCCGCAGCCCGCCGACATGGACCACTTCGTGCAGACGAGCAGCGACAACGGCGGTGTGCACATCAACTCCGGCATCCCGAACCACGCCTTCTATCTGCTGGCCGTGGCGCTCGGCGGCAACGCGTGGGAGCGGGCCGGGCAGATCTGGTACGACGTCCTGACCGGCGGGGAGCTGGCGCAGGACGCGTCCTTCGCGGACTTCGCGAAGCTGACGGTGAAGGCGGCGCGCACCCGCTACAAGGACGGCGAGGAGCTGGAGTCCGTCCAGAAGGCCTGGTCGCAGGTGGGCGTACCCACGGAGTAG
- a CDS encoding cytidine deaminase: MTESNDLTAEDRKIVTLARSARARNGVPEGAAVRDETGRTYVAGTVSLDSLKLSALRTAVAMAVASGAQSLEAAAVVSDGSEVVGEDLAAVRDLGGAGTPVFLAGTDGVVRGAVAAG; this comes from the coding sequence ATGACTGAGAGCAACGACCTCACCGCCGAGGACCGCAAGATCGTCACGCTGGCCCGCAGCGCCCGGGCCCGCAACGGGGTGCCCGAGGGGGCCGCCGTGCGGGACGAGACGGGGCGTACGTACGTGGCGGGGACCGTCTCGCTGGACTCCCTGAAGCTTTCCGCCTTGCGTACCGCTGTCGCGATGGCCGTGGCGTCGGGGGCGCAGTCGCTGGAGGCCGCCGCCGTTGTCTCCGACGGCTCGGAGGTCGTCGGGGAGGATCTGGCGGCGGTGCGGGATCTGGGGGGCGCGGGTACGCCGGTGTTCCTCGCGGGGACCGACGGCGTGGTGCGTGGGGCCGTGGCCGCCGGCTGA
- a CDS encoding protealysin inhibitor emfourin, giving the protein MRIQVIRTGGFAGIERRAEVDTSGRADAHEWHALAEQALAGGRGTPPVGVPDGFSYTITVDGKTVYCADPRLTDEQRGLISRVLKEGA; this is encoded by the coding sequence ATGCGTATTCAGGTCATCCGTACCGGAGGATTCGCCGGGATCGAGCGGCGGGCCGAGGTCGACACCTCGGGCCGCGCCGACGCCCACGAGTGGCATGCCCTGGCCGAGCAGGCGCTGGCCGGGGGCCGGGGCACGCCGCCGGTGGGGGTGCCGGACGGGTTCAGCTACACGATCACGGTGGACGGGAAGACCGTGTACTGCGCGGATCCGCGGCTCACGGACGAGCAGCGGGGGCTGATCTCGCGGGTGCTGAAGGAAGGGGCGTAG
- a CDS encoding MFS transporter: MTAPAAALDEPVERVGRGWTAALSLANGAIWVGWYGPLQILLALQAEDFAPGTGMSKEALLAWVTGVGAVVSLAANPFFGALSDRTVSRFGRRTPWIVAGAGGGACALLLLAGAGSVWTMAAGWCLVQLTLNAAFAAVTAAVPDRVPRLQRGAVGGWLGAAQILGVVVGTGLATVVGGVGAGYTACAVFALVGVLPYVLRHPDLRLAPADRPPWAWRTFLAGFWLSPRRHPDLGWAWLTRFLINLSNALVLLYLLYYLRDRLHYGDPDQGVLILTAVNGVTLLCTVVVAGVASDRLGRRKPFVIWSGVLMAVATAALAGWQTWPGAIVAAAVLGIGFGVFTSVDFALMTDVLPKAMDRGKDLGVINVANSLPQVAAPALAAPIVTYLGGYRVLYLVAAVIGLVGALLVRRIRSVA; encoded by the coding sequence ATGACGGCTCCCGCCGCGGCGCTCGACGAACCCGTCGAGCGGGTCGGGCGCGGCTGGACGGCCGCGCTGTCGCTGGCCAACGGGGCGATCTGGGTCGGCTGGTACGGGCCCCTGCAGATCCTGCTCGCCCTCCAGGCCGAGGACTTCGCGCCCGGCACCGGCATGTCGAAGGAGGCGCTGCTCGCGTGGGTGACCGGGGTGGGCGCCGTCGTGTCGCTCGCCGCGAACCCGTTCTTCGGCGCGCTCTCGGACCGTACGGTGTCGCGGTTCGGGCGGCGCACGCCGTGGATCGTGGCGGGCGCGGGCGGCGGCGCGTGCGCGCTGCTCCTGCTGGCGGGCGCCGGGTCCGTGTGGACGATGGCGGCCGGCTGGTGCCTGGTGCAGCTGACGCTGAACGCGGCGTTCGCGGCGGTGACGGCGGCCGTGCCCGACCGGGTGCCGCGGCTCCAGCGGGGCGCGGTGGGCGGCTGGCTGGGGGCCGCGCAGATCCTGGGCGTGGTCGTCGGCACCGGGCTCGCGACCGTCGTGGGCGGGGTGGGCGCCGGGTACACGGCGTGCGCGGTGTTCGCCCTGGTGGGCGTCCTGCCGTACGTGCTGCGCCATCCGGACCTGCGGCTCGCCCCGGCGGACCGGCCGCCGTGGGCCTGGCGGACCTTCCTGGCCGGGTTCTGGCTGAGCCCCCGCCGCCACCCCGACCTCGGCTGGGCCTGGCTGACCCGCTTCCTGATCAACCTCAGCAACGCGCTGGTCCTCCTGTACCTCCTCTACTACCTGCGCGACCGCCTGCACTACGGCGATCCCGACCAGGGCGTGCTGATCCTCACCGCCGTCAACGGCGTGACCCTGCTGTGCACCGTCGTCGTGGCCGGGGTCGCCTCCGACCGGCTGGGGCGCCGGAAGCCCTTCGTGATCTGGTCGGGCGTCCTGATGGCGGTGGCGACGGCCGCGCTGGCCGGCTGGCAGACCTGGCCGGGCGCGATCGTCGCGGCGGCGGTCCTCGGCATCGGCTTCGGCGTCTTCACCTCGGTCGACTTCGCGCTGATGACGGATGTCCTGCCCAAGGCCATGGACCGGGGCAAGGACCTGGGCGTCATCAACGTCGCCAACTCACTGCCCCAGGTCGCCGCGCCCGCTCTCGCCGCGCCGATCGTGACGTATCTCGGCGGCTACCGCGTCCTGTACCTGGTGGCGGCGGTGATCGGGCTCGTGGGGGCGCTCCTGGTGCGGCGGATCCGGTCGGTGGCCTGA
- a CDS encoding MmcQ/YjbR family DNA-binding protein gives MTPQELRALCLSFNAAVEEFPFNPDTSVFKVLGKLFALTNLDARPLTVNLKCDPEDAVRLRGDHEAIVPGWHMNKRHWNTVTVAGLPDRMVRELVEDSYDLVVAGLPRAERLKLDRG, from the coding sequence GTGACGCCGCAGGAGCTGCGCGCCTTGTGTCTGTCGTTCAACGCGGCCGTCGAGGAGTTCCCGTTCAACCCCGACACGTCCGTCTTCAAGGTCCTGGGCAAGCTCTTCGCCCTGACGAACCTGGACGCGCGGCCCCTCACCGTCAACCTCAAGTGCGACCCCGAGGACGCGGTGCGCCTGCGCGGCGACCACGAGGCGATCGTGCCCGGCTGGCACATGAACAAGCGGCACTGGAACACCGTGACCGTCGCCGGACTCCCGGACAGGATGGTCAGGGAGCTCGTGGAGGACTCGTACGACCTCGTGGTCGCCGGCCTGCCGAGGGCCGAGCGCCTCAAACTCGACCGTGGCTGA
- a CDS encoding P-II family nitrogen regulator produces the protein MKLVTAIVKPFRLDEVKTALQELGVQGLTVTEASGYGRQRGHTEVYRGAEYRIDLVPKVRIEVVVEDADLDPVIDAIVRAAQTGKIGDGKVWAVPVETVVRVRTGERGPDAL, from the coding sequence ATGAAGCTCGTGACCGCGATCGTCAAGCCGTTCCGCCTGGACGAGGTGAAGACCGCGCTCCAGGAGCTCGGCGTGCAGGGCCTGACCGTCACGGAGGCCAGCGGTTACGGGCGCCAGCGCGGCCACACCGAGGTCTACCGCGGGGCCGAGTACCGGATCGACCTCGTCCCCAAGGTCCGGATCGAGGTCGTCGTCGAGGACGCGGACCTCGACCCGGTCATCGACGCGATCGTGCGCGCGGCCCAGACCGGGAAGATCGGCGACGGCAAGGTGTGGGCGGTCCCGGTGGAGACGGTCGTGCGTGTACGGACGGGCGAGCGCGGGCCGGACGCGCTGTAG
- the era gene encoding GTPase Era encodes MGAMSVRTQSSEPSGEASHRAGFACFVGRPNAGKSTLTNALVGKKVAITADQPQTTRHTVRGIVHRPDAQLILVDTPGLHKPRTLLGQRLNDVVRTTWAEVDVIGFCLPANEKLGPGDRFIAKELASIKKTPKVAIVTKTDLVDSKQLAEQLIAIDQLGKELGFEWAEIVPVSAVGDKQVGLLADLLVPLLPEGPALYPEGDLTDEPEQVMVAELIREAALEGVRDELPHSIAVVVEEMLPREDRPADRPLLDIHAFVYIERPSQKGIIIGPKGKRLKDVGIKSRKQIEALLGTPVFLDLHVKVAKDWQRDPRQLRKLGF; translated from the coding sequence ATGGGCGCCATGAGCGTTCGTACCCAGTCATCCGAGCCGTCCGGGGAAGCGTCCCACCGGGCCGGCTTCGCCTGCTTCGTCGGCCGCCCCAACGCGGGCAAGTCCACCCTCACGAATGCTCTGGTCGGCAAGAAGGTCGCGATCACCGCGGACCAGCCGCAGACCACGCGGCACACGGTGCGCGGCATCGTGCACCGGCCCGACGCCCAGCTGATCCTGGTGGACACCCCGGGCCTGCACAAGCCGCGCACGCTGCTGGGCCAGCGGCTCAACGACGTCGTGCGCACGACGTGGGCCGAGGTCGACGTCATCGGCTTCTGCCTGCCCGCGAACGAGAAGCTCGGCCCCGGCGACCGCTTCATCGCCAAGGAGCTCGCCTCCATCAAGAAGACGCCGAAGGTCGCGATCGTCACCAAGACCGACCTGGTCGACAGCAAGCAGCTCGCCGAGCAGCTCATCGCCATCGACCAGCTCGGCAAGGAGCTCGGCTTCGAGTGGGCGGAGATCGTGCCCGTCTCGGCCGTCGGCGACAAGCAGGTCGGCCTGCTCGCCGACCTGCTCGTCCCGCTGCTGCCCGAGGGCCCCGCGCTCTACCCGGAGGGCGACCTCACGGACGAGCCCGAGCAGGTCATGGTGGCGGAGCTGATCCGCGAGGCCGCGCTCGAGGGCGTGCGTGACGAGCTGCCGCACTCCATCGCCGTCGTCGTCGAGGAGATGCTGCCGCGCGAGGACCGCCCGGCGGACCGGCCGCTCCTCGACATCCACGCCTTCGTCTACATCGAGCGCCCCAGCCAGAAGGGCATCATCATCGGCCCGAAGGGCAAGCGCCTCAAGGACGTCGGCATCAAGTCCCGCAAGCAGATCGAAGCGCTCCTCGGTACCCCCGTCTTCTTGGACCTGCACGTGAAGGTCGCGAAGGACTGGCAGCGCGACCCGAGGCAGCTGCGCAAGCTGGGCTTCTAG